The Seleniivibrio woodruffii genome window below encodes:
- the leuD gene encoding 3-isopropylmalate dehydratase small subunit: MSLGPIKQVVGRAVPVPGDDIDTDRIIPARFLKCVVFDDLGGQLFYDVRFDSEGKSIGHPIDKPQFVGASIIISGDNFGCGSSREHAPQAIKRAGFNAVIAGSYAEIFFGNCTTLGIVCVVADRATRDALMADAEANPSAEMVIDVDASKVRFNGKEYAVEIKPNARKAFLEGSYDSLAELLNGLPQVKEVEKTLKYSFV; the protein is encoded by the coding sequence ATGAGTCTCGGACCTATCAAGCAAGTAGTCGGCAGAGCTGTTCCCGTTCCCGGGGACGATATAGACACAGACCGCATCATCCCCGCAAGATTCCTGAAATGCGTGGTTTTTGACGATCTCGGCGGTCAGCTTTTCTATGACGTGCGTTTCGACAGCGAAGGCAAATCCATCGGACACCCCATCGACAAGCCCCAGTTTGTCGGTGCATCCATAATAATATCCGGCGACAACTTCGGCTGCGGCTCATCCCGTGAGCATGCGCCTCAGGCCATCAAGCGTGCGGGCTTCAACGCCGTAATCGCAGGAAGCTATGCGGAGATTTTCTTCGGCAACTGCACAACGCTTGGCATAGTGTGTGTTGTGGCTGACAGAGCAACCCGTGACGCCCTCATGGCGGATGCAGAGGCCAACCCTTCTGCTGAGATGGTGATAGACGTTGACGCATCAAAGGTCAGATTCAACGGCAAAGAATATGCTGTTGAAATCAAACCCAACGCCAGAAAGGCTTTCCTTGAAGGAAGCTACGACTCGCTGGCGGAACTTCTTAACGGCCTGCCTCAGGTAAAAGAAGTCGAAAAAACACTGAAATACTCTTTCGTTTAA
- the glyS gene encoding glycine--tRNA ligase subunit beta yields the protein MPDFLLEIGSEEIPAGFISGTSEYLVKEFTKRLTEEGVPFASVESDGTPRRSYIHITGLSGKQPDREEIIMGPPAAVAFDSEGRLTKAGEGFAKSKGLDFDTLKKESTEKGEYLSGVKKTKGVDTAELFETLVPAVIKGIPFKKSMKWGDGTFRYARPVHWFLALFGGKVIKFEIDGIKSGDFTMGHRIHFNTEFPVKDFADYMAVLEKARVIVSTEARKELVRKQVAEIEKQTGYVVDLDEGLLDTVAGLVEYPVSLMGEFEEKYLALPAEVLITSMKNHQKYFYVADKTGKLVNKFIGVSNTEPKDAAVVKAGYARVLRARLADAAFFWEKDKAYPLENHVEALKSVTYQEKLGTSYAKMERFRALAVYFAETFAPAAKADTDRAAYLCKADLLSSMVYEFPELQGIMGKTYSKLQGENETVATAIDEHYMPRFAGDALPSTEAGAFVSMADKLDTIVGCFAVDLIPTGNQDPYALRRNAIGILNIIRQRGLRADIRTLVEKSADILTGFIKFDKAKTVDAVNDFITQRFRQMLTTEGLAADCVDCAASISGDIITVEKAARALARYRETAEFASIAAGYKRINNILKKSGHTGTEYDASLFESDFERELAELIETKSAGINREVSEENFTEAMTQLLTFSGPVDRFFDNVMVMAKDEKVKENRLSLLNRLIGLFNRLGDLTKII from the coding sequence ATGCCCGATTTTCTGCTTGAAATAGGTAGCGAAGAGATACCGGCGGGTTTCATCAGCGGAACCAGCGAATACCTTGTTAAAGAATTTACAAAAAGACTTACTGAAGAGGGAGTTCCGTTTGCATCTGTCGAATCTGACGGCACACCCAGAAGAAGCTATATACACATCACGGGACTGAGCGGGAAACAGCCCGACCGTGAAGAGATAATAATGGGTCCTCCTGCGGCTGTGGCTTTCGATTCCGAAGGCAGACTGACAAAGGCCGGAGAGGGTTTTGCTAAGTCCAAAGGTCTGGACTTTGACACTCTGAAAAAGGAGAGCACCGAAAAGGGCGAATACCTGAGCGGTGTTAAAAAGACCAAAGGCGTTGACACGGCGGAGCTTTTCGAAACACTCGTTCCCGCTGTTATCAAAGGCATCCCCTTCAAAAAATCCATGAAATGGGGCGACGGCACTTTCAGATATGCCAGACCTGTCCACTGGTTCCTTGCGCTGTTCGGCGGAAAGGTCATCAAGTTCGAGATCGACGGAATTAAGAGCGGCGATTTCACTATGGGGCACCGCATACATTTCAACACGGAGTTTCCCGTTAAAGATTTCGCAGACTATATGGCTGTGCTTGAAAAGGCCAGAGTGATAGTCTCCACCGAAGCCAGAAAGGAGCTTGTGAGAAAGCAGGTAGCTGAAATTGAGAAACAGACAGGCTACGTTGTGGATCTTGACGAAGGGCTTCTGGATACAGTTGCCGGACTTGTGGAATATCCCGTTTCGCTGATGGGCGAGTTTGAAGAGAAATATCTTGCCCTCCCCGCAGAAGTGCTCATCACTTCCATGAAAAACCACCAGAAATATTTCTATGTTGCGGATAAAACAGGAAAACTTGTGAACAAGTTCATAGGTGTCTCCAACACCGAACCCAAAGATGCGGCTGTGGTTAAAGCAGGCTACGCAAGGGTTCTGCGTGCCAGACTGGCAGATGCGGCGTTCTTCTGGGAGAAGGACAAGGCATATCCTCTGGAAAACCACGTTGAAGCACTTAAGAGCGTTACATATCAGGAGAAACTCGGCACATCCTATGCGAAAATGGAGCGTTTCCGTGCTCTTGCCGTATATTTTGCCGAAACCTTCGCACCTGCGGCAAAGGCCGATACCGACCGTGCGGCTTATCTCTGCAAGGCCGACCTCCTCAGCTCAATGGTATACGAGTTCCCCGAACTTCAGGGTATCATGGGCAAGACCTATTCAAAACTTCAGGGCGAGAATGAGACTGTGGCAACAGCCATAGACGAACACTACATGCCCAGATTCGCAGGGGACGCACTGCCTTCCACAGAGGCCGGAGCATTCGTTTCAATGGCGGACAAACTGGACACCATCGTAGGCTGTTTTGCAGTGGACCTTATCCCCACGGGAAATCAGGATCCCTATGCCCTGCGCAGAAACGCCATCGGTATACTGAACATAATCCGTCAGAGAGGTCTGAGAGCCGACATCCGCACACTGGTTGAGAAGAGTGCGGACATACTGACAGGGTTCATAAAATTTGATAAAGCTAAAACTGTGGATGCTGTTAACGACTTCATAACACAGCGTTTCCGCCAAATGCTCACAACAGAGGGGCTGGCTGCGGACTGTGTTGACTGTGCAGCGAGCATTTCAGGTGATATAATCACTGTAGAAAAGGCAGCAAGAGCTCTTGCCCGGTACAGGGAGACGGCTGAGTTTGCAAGCATCGCAGCAGGCTACAAGCGTATCAACAACATCCTTAAAAAGAGCGGACATACCGGAACGGAATATGATGCGTCTCTTTTTGAGTCCGACTTTGAGAGGGAACTGGCGGAACTTATCGAAACTAAGTCTGCCGGTATTAATAGAGAGGTGAGTGAAGAGAACTTCACTGAGGCGATGACTCAGCTACTGACCTTCAGCGGCCCTGTTGACCGCTTTTTCGACAACGTCATGGTTATGGCGAAGGATGAAAAGGTTAAGGAAAACAGATTAAGCTTGCTTAACCGTCTGATAGGTCTGTTCAACAGGCTGGGCGATCTGACAAAAATCATATGA
- the ppdK gene encoding pyruvate, phosphate dikinase — protein MSAKWVYFFGKDRTEGDGKNKNLLGGKGAGLAEMTSIGIPVPPGFTITTEACVQFYKDNKNYPAGLWDQVLAALATLETAMGKKFGDIENPLLVSVRSGARVSMPGMMDTVLNLGLTDESVKGLAKSSGNERFAYDSYRRFIQMFSDVVLGIGHHQFEHILKDMKNARGVKEDTELNAADMKELVEKYKALVLSEIGRQFPQDPKEQLKYAIDAVFDSWNNQRAKTCRKINKMSDDWGTAVNVQSMVFGNMGDDCGTGVAFTRDPSTGEKVFFGEYLVNAQGEDVVAGIRTPEPIAKLQTAMPEVFGQLEEVYKKLENHYKDVQDIEFTIERGTLYMLQTRTGKRTARAAVKIAYDMVQEGLIDKRTAVLRVAPEQVDQLLHPMIDTSIKYDIIAKGLPASPGAAVGKAVFSAEDAESWAAQGEKVILVRAETSPEDIGGMHAAQGILTATGGMTSHAAVVARGMGKCCVAGCGAIRINEHQRLFTASGVTIKEGDILTINGSTGEVIVGAAKLIEPELSGEFAEILTWADTFRTLGVRANADTPHDSQVAREFGAEGIGLCRTEHMFFDGNRIDAVREMILADNEEGRRKALAKVKPYQKEDFLGLFTAMEGLPVTIRLLDPPLHEFIPHNDEEIDRVAKASGVSAEHLKAKATELHEFNPMLGHRGCRLGLTYPEIYEMQVYAIFEAACELVKQGKVVKPEVMIPLVGSYKELEILKDMTNEVAQETIARYGVKLDYLVGTMIELPRAALTANEIAEHAQFFSFGTNDLTQTTLGVSRDDAGKFLPIYVEKGIFKEDPFVSIDVSGVGQLVEMGVSKGRSVRPDLKTGICGEHGGDPDSIAFCQKAGLNYVSCSPFRVPVARLAAAHAALK, from the coding sequence ATGAGCGCCAAATGGGTTTACTTCTTCGGTAAAGACCGCACGGAAGGGGACGGCAAAAACAAAAACCTTCTCGGCGGAAAGGGGGCTGGTCTGGCTGAAATGACCAGTATAGGAATTCCCGTTCCTCCCGGTTTTACCATCACCACGGAAGCGTGCGTACAGTTTTACAAAGACAACAAAAACTATCCCGCAGGACTGTGGGATCAGGTTCTTGCGGCTCTGGCGACACTTGAGACCGCAATGGGCAAAAAATTCGGGGACATCGAAAATCCCCTTCTGGTTTCAGTACGTTCCGGTGCAAGGGTTTCAATGCCCGGCATGATGGATACTGTTCTGAACCTCGGCCTCACCGACGAATCGGTAAAAGGTCTTGCAAAATCTTCCGGCAACGAAAGATTTGCATACGACAGCTACAGAAGATTCATCCAGATGTTCTCCGACGTGGTGCTCGGCATAGGCCATCACCAGTTCGAACATATCCTTAAGGATATGAAGAACGCCAGAGGAGTGAAAGAGGATACCGAGCTTAACGCAGCGGACATGAAAGAGCTTGTTGAGAAATACAAGGCTCTGGTTCTCAGCGAAATAGGCAGACAGTTTCCTCAGGATCCCAAGGAACAGCTTAAATATGCAATCGATGCGGTCTTTGACTCATGGAACAACCAGAGAGCCAAGACCTGCAGAAAGATAAACAAAATGTCCGACGACTGGGGAACAGCGGTCAACGTTCAGTCCATGGTTTTCGGAAACATGGGCGACGACTGCGGAACAGGCGTTGCGTTCACCCGTGACCCCTCCACAGGCGAAAAGGTCTTCTTCGGCGAATACCTTGTAAATGCTCAGGGTGAGGACGTGGTCGCCGGTATCAGAACTCCCGAACCCATTGCGAAACTCCAGACGGCTATGCCCGAAGTTTTCGGACAGCTCGAAGAGGTCTACAAGAAACTGGAGAACCACTACAAGGACGTTCAGGACATTGAGTTCACCATCGAAAGAGGCACGCTCTACATGCTCCAGACCAGAACAGGCAAAAGAACTGCCAGAGCGGCTGTTAAGATAGCCTATGACATGGTTCAGGAAGGGCTTATCGACAAGAGAACTGCAGTTCTCCGTGTTGCGCCCGAGCAGGTGGATCAGCTTCTTCACCCCATGATAGATACTTCCATCAAATACGATATCATCGCAAAGGGTCTCCCCGCATCCCCCGGTGCGGCTGTGGGCAAAGCGGTTTTCTCTGCTGAAGATGCGGAGAGCTGGGCAGCTCAGGGCGAAAAGGTAATCCTTGTAAGGGCTGAAACTTCACCCGAAGACATCGGCGGTATGCACGCCGCTCAGGGTATCCTCACAGCCACAGGCGGTATGACCAGCCATGCGGCGGTCGTTGCCAGAGGAATGGGTAAATGCTGTGTCGCAGGCTGCGGCGCAATCAGAATAAACGAACACCAGAGATTGTTCACCGCATCCGGAGTCACAATTAAAGAGGGTGATATACTCACAATCAACGGCTCCACAGGCGAGGTTATCGTCGGTGCGGCAAAACTTATCGAGCCTGAGCTTTCAGGCGAGTTCGCAGAGATTCTCACATGGGCTGACACCTTCAGAACACTGGGAGTAAGAGCCAACGCAGACACGCCCCACGATTCTCAGGTTGCCCGTGAGTTCGGCGCAGAGGGCATCGGTCTCTGCCGCACGGAGCACATGTTCTTCGACGGCAACCGTATAGACGCTGTTCGTGAGATGATCCTTGCTGATAACGAAGAGGGACGCAGAAAGGCTCTGGCAAAGGTCAAGCCATATCAGAAAGAGGACTTCCTTGGTCTGTTCACCGCAATGGAAGGGCTGCCCGTAACTATTCGTCTGCTTGATCCCCCCCTTCACGAGTTCATCCCCCACAACGATGAGGAGATAGACCGTGTTGCCAAGGCGTCCGGAGTTTCAGCTGAGCATCTCAAGGCGAAGGCCACCGAACTGCACGAGTTCAACCCCATGCTCGGCCACAGAGGCTGCCGTCTGGGTCTGACGTATCCTGAGATATACGAAATGCAGGTCTATGCCATCTTCGAGGCGGCATGTGAGCTGGTTAAACAGGGCAAGGTAGTCAAACCCGAGGTTATGATTCCTCTTGTCGGCTCATACAAAGAGCTTGAAATCCTTAAAGATATGACAAACGAAGTGGCTCAGGAGACCATCGCACGCTACGGCGTTAAGCTGGACTACCTCGTGGGCACAATGATAGAGCTTCCCAGAGCGGCACTGACAGCGAACGAGATAGCCGAGCATGCTCAGTTCTTCTCATTCGGCACAAACGACCTCACCCAGACAACTCTGGGCGTAAGCCGTGACGATGCCGGAAAGTTCCTGCCAATCTATGTTGAAAAGGGTATCTTCAAAGAAGATCCTTTCGTTTCAATAGATGTCAGCGGCGTAGGCCAGCTCGTTGAGATGGGCGTCAGCAAAGGACGCAGTGTCAGACCCGACCTTAAAACGGGCATCTGCGGCGAACACGGCGGCGACCCCGATTCAATCGCATTCTGTCAGAAGGCGGGGCTCAATTATGTGAGCTGTTCGCCCTTCAGGGTTCCTGTCGCAAGGCTTGCTGCGGCACACGCTGCACTTAAGTAA
- a CDS encoding two-component system sensor histidine kinase NtrB, translated as MGRSATQDLLGLLESVLQTEIKGILVRDTEGIILNSGNISSEMTEFSVVAGGCAASVFTEKQIFPSEAQAESLKRIINIYAYAPFGASLSRVVASAKILETITNRKNLDEVMHQLVSSIIINGQFYKAGIMFLNEALLELRGGIYCNSDMKIDITRFRNMKFVFESKNKLSDIMFFDKTDTLDLGSSDEYEPLRRYFCNDVLVTSLGIGGKPIGVLIVCKGAYSRADKDAVRLFGNICSLSIEYFRTMKRLELVQSELDDAKKASSNSDNLMQIGSLSATVAHEMRNPLIAIGGFAKRLEASVSGEAAEYLKIVQSETARLEKLVEDILSYTKRTEIIYEKINLVLFIDEIMVLLKNCFALEQINIVVNIPDGLYVDADRDKLRQVIMNIITNAVQEMSEGGDLIIGSSESKGYVTVSFTDTGQGVPPEMKERIFEPFYTRKRNGTGLGLALCRKLMRAHDGDIYVSDAAKGAVFTLVLPKRG; from the coding sequence ATGGGACGTTCGGCAACTCAAGATCTGCTTGGATTACTTGAATCTGTCCTGCAAACCGAGATCAAGGGCATTCTGGTTCGGGATACTGAGGGGATAATCCTTAATTCCGGCAATATCTCGTCCGAAATGACCGAATTCAGCGTTGTTGCGGGCGGCTGTGCTGCGTCCGTTTTTACAGAGAAGCAGATATTTCCTTCCGAAGCCCAGGCAGAGAGCCTGAAAAGAATAATAAACATCTATGCTTATGCTCCTTTCGGAGCGTCACTTTCCAGAGTTGTGGCCAGTGCCAAGATTCTGGAGACCATTACCAACAGAAAAAATCTGGACGAGGTCATGCATCAGCTCGTTTCGTCCATAATCATAAACGGTCAGTTCTATAAGGCCGGAATAATGTTTCTGAACGAAGCCCTGCTTGAACTCAGGGGCGGGATATACTGCAACAGCGATATGAAGATAGATATAACCCGTTTCAGAAATATGAAATTTGTCTTTGAGAGCAAAAATAAGCTGTCGGATATAATGTTTTTCGATAAAACGGATACTCTGGATCTGGGTTCATCCGACGAGTATGAGCCGCTGAGAAGATATTTCTGCAATGACGTGCTGGTGACATCATTGGGAATAGGCGGCAAACCGATAGGGGTGCTTATCGTCTGCAAGGGCGCATATTCCAGAGCGGACAAGGATGCGGTAAGGCTTTTCGGCAACATCTGTTCGCTGTCCATAGAGTATTTCCGCACCATGAAGCGGCTTGAGCTGGTTCAGTCCGAGCTTGACGATGCAAAAAAGGCTTCCTCAAACAGCGACAACCTTATGCAGATAGGCAGTCTGTCGGCCACCGTTGCCCACGAGATGCGAAACCCGCTGATAGCTATAGGAGGTTTTGCAAAGCGTCTTGAAGCGTCTGTTTCCGGAGAGGCGGCTGAATATCTGAAAATTGTGCAGTCCGAAACTGCCAGACTCGAAAAACTGGTGGAGGATATCCTCTCATACACCAAGCGGACTGAAATAATTTATGAAAAAATCAATCTAGTGCTTTTTATTGACGAAATTATGGTACTATTGAAAAATTGTTTTGCACTTGAACAGATAAATATTGTTGTAAATATCCCCGATGGGTTATATGTTGATGCAGACAGGGATAAACTCCGTCAGGTGATAATGAATATAATTACCAACGCTGTTCAGGAGATGTCCGAAGGCGGGGATCTTATTATCGGTTCTTCCGAAAGCAAAGGCTATGTCACGGTCAGTTTCACCGACACTGGACAGGGCGTTCCCCCTGAGATGAAAGAGAGGATATTTGAACCATTCTATACAAGGAAACGAAACGGCACGGGACTGGGGCTGGCATTATGCAGAAAGCTGATGCGGGCTCATGACGGAGACATTTATGTTTCCGATGCCGCCAAGGGGGCGGTTTTCACCCTTGTGCTGCCCAAGAGAGGATAG
- the groL gene encoding chaperonin GroEL (60 kDa chaperone family; promotes refolding of misfolded polypeptides especially under stressful conditions; forms two stacked rings of heptamers to form a barrel-shaped 14mer; ends can be capped by GroES; misfolded proteins enter the barrel where they are refolded when GroES binds), with protein MAKQITFSEDARHAILKGVDQLANAVKVTLGPKGRNVVIEKKFGSPLITKDGVTVAKEIELKDPLENLGAQMVKEVASKTNDVAGDGTTTATVLAQAIYREGIKNVVAGAKPMEIKRGIDKAVIAVIERLAEISKPIQDKKEIAQVGAISANNDFEIGNIIADAMDKVGKDGVITIEENKSTDTVLEVVEGMQFDRGYLSPYFVTNPENMETVLENPYLLILESKVSSMKDILPVLEQLAKQNAPFLIIAEDVEGEALATLVVNRLRGTLNCAAVKAPGFGDRRKEMLKDIAILTGGKVISEETGMNINQVSLNDLGRAKKVVVDKENTTIVEGAGSAEDIQARVNMIKKQAEDTTSDYDREKLQERLAKLSGGVAVIKVGAATETEMKEKKARVEDALSATKAAVEEGIVPGGGVALVRALKALNTMKLSEDQQVGVELIKKALTSPLSQIVANAGFDPAIIVNEIQKSKSNTYGFNAATEKYMDMFEAGVIDPTKVTRSALQNAASVASLMITTEALITEIPDAKGGGMPDMSGMGGMGGMGGMM; from the coding sequence ATGGCTAAACAAATCACATTTTCAGAAGACGCAAGACATGCGATTCTTAAAGGCGTTGACCAGCTTGCCAACGCTGTTAAAGTTACACTCGGACCCAAAGGACGCAACGTTGTTATCGAGAAAAAATTCGGTTCACCCCTCATCACTAAAGACGGCGTTACCGTTGCTAAAGAGATCGAACTGAAAGACCCGCTGGAAAACCTCGGCGCACAGATGGTTAAGGAAGTTGCTTCCAAAACCAACGATGTTGCGGGCGACGGTACTACTACTGCTACAGTTCTTGCTCAGGCTATCTACCGCGAAGGTATCAAAAACGTTGTTGCAGGCGCAAAACCCATGGAGATCAAAAGAGGCATCGACAAAGCGGTTATCGCTGTAATCGAAAGACTCGCTGAAATCTCCAAACCCATTCAGGACAAAAAAGAGATCGCTCAGGTCGGAGCAATCTCCGCTAACAACGATTTCGAAATCGGTAACATTATCGCCGATGCTATGGATAAAGTCGGCAAAGACGGCGTTATCACCATCGAAGAAAACAAATCCACAGATACAGTTCTTGAAGTTGTCGAAGGTATGCAGTTTGACAGAGGCTATCTGTCTCCCTACTTCGTAACAAACCCCGAGAACATGGAAACAGTTCTGGAAAACCCCTACCTGCTTATCCTTGAGAGCAAGGTTTCCAGCATGAAAGACATCCTCCCCGTTCTTGAGCAGCTTGCAAAACAGAACGCTCCCTTCCTTATCATCGCTGAAGATGTTGAAGGCGAAGCTCTGGCAACTCTCGTTGTCAACAGACTGAGAGGCACTCTGAACTGTGCAGCTGTTAAAGCCCCCGGCTTCGGCGACAGAAGAAAAGAAATGCTGAAAGATATCGCAATCCTGACAGGCGGTAAAGTTATCTCCGAAGAAACAGGAATGAACATCAATCAGGTTTCTCTTAACGACCTCGGCCGTGCGAAAAAAGTTGTTGTGGACAAAGAGAACACAACAATCGTTGAAGGCGCAGGTTCCGCTGAAGACATTCAGGCTCGTGTGAACATGATCAAAAAACAGGCTGAAGACACAACAAGCGACTACGACAGAGAGAAACTTCAGGAAAGACTTGCAAAACTTTCCGGCGGCGTTGCCGTTATCAAAGTGGGCGCAGCTACTGAAACTGAAATGAAAGAGAAAAAAGCCAGAGTTGAAGACGCACTGTCTGCAACAAAAGCAGCTGTTGAAGAGGGAATCGTCCCCGGAGGCGGCGTGGCTCTTGTTCGTGCTCTTAAAGCCCTGAACACAATGAAACTCTCCGAAGATCAGCAGGTTGGTGTTGAGCTTATCAAAAAAGCTCTTACATCACCCCTCAGCCAGATCGTTGCAAACGCAGGTTTTGACCCCGCAATCATCGTTAACGAGATTCAGAAGTCAAAATCCAACACATACGGTTTCAACGCTGCAACTGAGAAATATATGGATATGTTCGAAGCCGGCGTTATCGACCCCACAAAGGTTACACGTTCAGCTCTGCAGAACGCAGCTTCCGTTGCAAGCCTTATGATCACAACTGAAGCTCTCATCACTGAGATCCCCGATGCGAAAGGCGGCGGCATGCCCGATATGAGCGGCATGGGCGGAATGGGAGGCATGGGCGGAATGATGTAA
- the groES gene encoding co-chaperone GroES, translating to MASIKPLQDRIIVKRFESEEKTASGIFIPDSAKEKPMEGEVIAVGPGRTYDNGNKMELTVKVGDRVLFAKYAGTEIKFDGQDYLIMREDDILGVVTK from the coding sequence ATGGCATCAATCAAACCTCTTCAGGACAGGATTATTGTCAAACGCTTCGAATCAGAAGAGAAAACAGCTTCCGGAATCTTCATCCCCGACAGTGCAAAAGAAAAGCCCATGGAAGGCGAAGTTATCGCTGTTGGCCCCGGACGCACATACGACAACGGCAACAAAATGGAATTGACCGTTAAAGTCGGCGACAGAGTTCTGTTTGCTAAGTATGCAGGTACCGAGATCAAGTTTGACGGTCAGGACTACCTCATCATGAGAGAAGATGACATCCTTGGTGTTGTTACAAAGTAA
- the leuC gene encoding 3-isopropylmalate dehydratase large subunit — protein MGKSLFQKVWDAHTVRVLPNGQTQLFIGMHLIHEVTSPQAFAMLRELNIKVAFPERTFATVDHIIPTDAAERQRPLADPMAEEMFQAIERNTRENGITFFNPETERQGVVHIVGPEQGVTQPGSTIACGDSHTATHGAFGAIAFGIGTSQVRDVLATQTMSIAPFKVRKVEITGKLKPGVYAKDVILYIISKLGVNGGIGYAYEFCGDVIKNMSMESRMTVCNMAIEGGARVGYINPDEVTYEYLKGKPYAPKDWDKAVAYWESIKSDADAVYDDVVTFAGEAIEPMVTWGITPEQAIGISESIPAVSNEVMAEALEYTGFAAGDKMDGKKVDVVFIGSCTNGRIEDFREAAKYAQGRKVAEGVRAMAVPGSYNVKKQAEAEGLDKIFIEAGFEWREPGCSMCLAMNPDKLVGRQISASTSNRNFKGRQGSATGRTLLVSPVMAVAAAVTGTITDARKVFGIGG, from the coding sequence ATGGGAAAAAGCCTTTTTCAAAAGGTCTGGGATGCCCACACCGTTCGTGTGCTTCCCAACGGACAGACCCAGCTTTTCATCGGCATGCACCTTATTCATGAGGTAACCAGCCCTCAGGCATTCGCAATGCTGAGAGAGCTTAACATCAAAGTTGCGTTCCCCGAAAGAACGTTCGCAACTGTCGACCACATCATCCCCACGGATGCCGCAGAGCGTCAGAGACCTCTGGCAGACCCCATGGCGGAGGAGATGTTTCAGGCCATCGAGCGCAACACAAGGGAGAACGGAATCACATTCTTCAATCCCGAAACAGAGCGTCAGGGTGTTGTTCACATCGTCGGTCCCGAGCAGGGCGTAACTCAGCCCGGTTCCACAATAGCCTGCGGCGACAGCCACACGGCAACCCACGGCGCATTCGGCGCAATAGCCTTCGGAATAGGCACTTCGCAGGTGCGTGACGTTCTGGCTACCCAGACAATGTCCATCGCTCCTTTCAAAGTGCGCAAGGTCGAGATAACAGGCAAACTTAAACCCGGCGTCTACGCTAAAGACGTTATCCTCTATATAATCAGCAAGCTCGGCGTTAACGGCGGTATCGGATACGCATACGAGTTCTGCGGCGATGTTATCAAAAACATGAGCATGGAATCCAGAATGACCGTGTGCAACATGGCCATCGAGGGCGGCGCACGTGTAGGCTACATCAACCCTGACGAGGTTACATATGAATACCTCAAAGGCAAACCCTATGCTCCCAAAGACTGGGACAAGGCAGTTGCTTACTGGGAAAGCATCAAATCCGATGCTGATGCAGTTTACGATGATGTTGTTACTTTTGCAGGTGAGGCTATAGAGCCTATGGTTACATGGGGTATCACTCCTGAGCAGGCCATCGGCATTTCCGAGAGCATCCCTGCTGTTTCCAACGAGGTCATGGCAGAGGCTCTTGAGTACACAGGCTTTGCCGCAGGCGACAAAATGGACGGCAAAAAGGTGGACGTGGTGTTCATCGGAAGCTGTACAAACGGCAGAATAGAAGACTTCCGTGAGGCCGCTAAATACGCACAAGGCCGCAAAGTGGCAGAGGGCGTGAGAGCTATGGCGGTTCCCGGATCATACAACGTCAAGAAACAGGCGGAGGCCGAAGGTCTCGACAAGATATTCATCGAAGCCGGATTCGAATGGCGTGAGCCGGGCTGTTCAATGTGTCTTGCAATGAACCCCGACAAACTCGTTGGCAGACAGATAAGCGCATCCACATCCAACAGAAACTTTAAGGGCAGACAGGGTTCCGCCACAGGCAGAACGCTCCTCGTCTCCCCCGTTATGGCTGTTGCGGCAGCTGTTACAGGCACCATCACTGATGCCAGAAAAGTATTCGGAATCGGAGGTTGA